Proteins from one Thermoplasma sp. Kam2015 genomic window:
- a CDS encoding SCP2 sterol-binding domain-containing protein — protein MGSKDLIDKMIGKVPEKDMSDIAKSSKIVNIDLTDASPFQIVIGNGKISIADGKAEKADATVKCTDQVLSDIITGKLNAFSAFMGGKVTVSGDLFFVQKIITVLGKAK, from the coding sequence ATGGGTTCAAAGGATCTCATAGATAAGATGATAGGGAAGGTTCCGGAAAAGGACATGTCGGATATAGCTAAATCCAGCAAGATCGTCAACATCGATCTCACGGATGCCAGCCCGTTCCAGATCGTCATTGGAAACGGCAAAATATCCATCGCGGATGGAAAGGCAGAGAAGGCTGATGCTACGGTGAAATGCACGGATCAGGTACTCAGCGATATAATAACCGGGAAGCTAAACGCGTTTTCTGCCTTCATGGGTGGTAAGGTTACGGTCTCTGGAGACCTGTTCTTCGTGCAGAAGATCATAACAGTGCTGGGCAAGGCGAAGTGA
- a CDS encoding DUF1936 domain-containing protein: protein MKVEKIMNSNFKTVNWNATVFDAVKIMNENHLYGLVVKDDSGNDVGLLSERSIIKRFIPRNRKPDEVPVKLVMRKPIPKVKNDYDVKDVAAYLSENGLERCAVVDDSGKVVGIVTLTDLSRYLSRASITDILLSHRTKDYQHICPKCGIGVLEPVYNEKGEIKVFRCSNPSCDYEE, encoded by the coding sequence ATGAAAGTGGAGAAGATAATGAATTCAAATTTCAAAACGGTCAACTGGAACGCTACAGTATTCGATGCAGTGAAGATAATGAATGAAAACCATCTCTACGGCCTCGTCGTTAAAGATGACAGCGGCAATGACGTGGGATTATTGAGTGAACGCAGCATAATAAAGCGCTTCATACCGAGGAACAGGAAGCCGGATGAAGTTCCAGTCAAACTCGTCATGAGAAAGCCGATACCTAAGGTGAAAAATGACTACGATGTTAAGGATGTGGCAGCCTATCTGAGCGAAAACGGTCTTGAGAGATGCGCAGTCGTTGACGACTCTGGAAAGGTTGTTGGAATAGTCACGCTGACCGATCTGTCAAGATATCTGTCCAGGGCATCCATAACGGACATCCTGCTCTCGCATCGTACAAAGGATTATCAGCACATATGTCCCAAATGCGGCATAGGTGTTCTCGAGCCAGTTTACAATGAGAAGGGCGAGATAAAGGTCTTCAGATGTTCCAATCCCTCCTGCGACTATGAGGAATGA